In Littorina saxatilis isolate snail1 linkage group LG8, US_GU_Lsax_2.0, whole genome shotgun sequence, a single genomic region encodes these proteins:
- the LOC138972299 gene encoding uncharacterized protein translates to MPTVAGTYNYDVIVNPGNTRLTGPRLEIRTEKQQNDTGTEKQQNDAGTEKQRNDTEIKAQQSEAETKKQESADSNSASMMIIASCLSLVVVAVVIGAALGYRHNRRKVKTAAQGQSAQVGAAGAVGNLDAATTTPQFAAPSSHFDDSSEADESAQGTPQSAAPSSHFDDSSEADESAYTVNSSSSEVSDAASEG, encoded by the exons ATGCCCACAGTCGCAGGAACCTACAATTACGATGTGATTGTAAACCCCGGGAACACACGGTTGACAGGACCACGTCTTGAAATAA GGACGGAGAAGCAACAGAATGATACAGGGACGGAGAAGCAACAAAATGATGCAGGGACGGAGAAGCAACGGAATGATACAGAAATTAAGGCGCAACAAAGTGaggcagagacaaagaagcaagAGAGTGCGGACAGCAACAGCGCTAGCATGATGATCATAGCGAGCTGCTTGAGCCTGGTGGTAGTGGCAGTCGTCATCGGGGCTGCCCTGGGATACCGGCACAATCGCCGCAAGGTCAAGACAGCAGCCCAAGGTCAGTCTGCCCAGGTCGGAGCTGCTGGTGCCGTAGGGAATCTGGATGCAGCAACGACCACGCCGCAATTCGCTGCGCCCTCATCACACTTCGACGACAGCTCTGAGGCCGATGAGTCTGCCCAGGGCACGCCGCAATCCGCTGCGCCCTCATCACATTTTGACGACAGCTCTGAGGCCGATGAGTCCGCATACACGGTGAATAGCAGCTCGTCGGAGGTGTCTGATGCTGCTAGTGAAGGGTAG